One Candidatus Binatia bacterium DNA window includes the following coding sequences:
- a CDS encoding DUF507 family protein: MGISQSQLQAVARAVVDELVRADAIELGTSHEAAEKALVVEFEAYFKAADELERDAERTADQHLKAAGREGLGLDRRMIVRKIKEKLAEERGFPA; the protein is encoded by the coding sequence GTGGGGATCTCCCAATCACAGCTCCAGGCAGTGGCGAGAGCGGTCGTCGACGAGCTCGTTCGAGCCGACGCGATCGAACTCGGTACGAGTCACGAAGCGGCAGAGAAAGCTCTGGTCGTCGAGTTCGAGGCTTATTTCAAAGCCGCGGACGAACTCGAGCGGGACGCGGAGCGAACGGCAGATCAACACTTGAAGGCGGCAGGACGTGAAGGACTCGGCCTCGACCGACGAATGATCGTCCGGAAAATCAAGGAGAAGCTCGCCGAAGAACGCGGCTTCCCGGCCTGA